One part of the Natronomonas salsuginis genome encodes these proteins:
- a CDS encoding ATP-binding protein, producing MTFYDRGEELTALSDAFESPGSDVFAVYGRRRVGKTELLKEFCTDRPHMYFLAAQEAEHRQREKFIDKVAAFFDDRTPRIDGWDEAFDYLGEKLQSEAVVVVIDEFPYLVTENDSVPSYVQGFVDEQLQGTDSMLILCGSSVSTMESEVLGHESPLYGRRTGQLDVRPFSFQQAREVIEYEMVDAIRSYAITGGTPMYLTLFDYGRSLAENVRSQVLSPSAILYNEPEFLLRTELRNPARYMSILEAVALGHTTPNEISGATGIDVGPLSKYLQTLRQLRLIDREVPVTASGKKSKRSRYRVADEFLRFWFRYVEPNRSSIEEAPEIVYDGTIAPDLPMHVATTFEDVCQEAVWEGIRRGEFEAYSEVGRWWYGEDEIDILGLAPNDNRILFAECKWTAKPVGTALVEDLQTKAGNVRWGSDEREECFALFSKSGFVEGLEDQLDDHWSLWDLAEIDDLLTLS from the coding sequence ATGACGTTCTATGACCGGGGAGAGGAGCTTACTGCGCTTTCAGACGCGTTTGAGTCGCCTGGTTCAGACGTGTTCGCCGTCTACGGGCGTCGGCGTGTCGGCAAAACCGAGTTGCTGAAGGAGTTCTGTACTGATCGGCCGCATATGTACTTTCTCGCGGCACAGGAAGCCGAACACCGCCAACGCGAGAAGTTCATCGACAAGGTCGCGGCGTTCTTCGATGACCGCACCCCGCGGATCGACGGGTGGGACGAGGCCTTCGACTACCTCGGGGAGAAACTCCAGTCCGAGGCAGTGGTGGTCGTCATCGACGAGTTTCCGTACCTCGTCACGGAGAACGACTCGGTTCCATCGTACGTGCAGGGATTCGTCGACGAGCAACTCCAAGGAACCGATTCGATGCTGATTCTCTGTGGGTCGAGCGTGAGTACGATGGAATCAGAGGTACTCGGCCACGAGAGCCCGTTGTATGGACGTCGTACGGGACAGCTCGACGTGCGACCCTTCTCGTTCCAGCAGGCGCGTGAAGTCATCGAGTACGAGATGGTAGACGCGATTCGATCCTACGCGATCACCGGTGGGACACCGATGTATCTCACGCTGTTCGATTACGGGCGATCGCTCGCCGAAAACGTCCGATCGCAGGTGCTGTCGCCGTCGGCGATATTGTACAACGAGCCGGAGTTCTTGCTCCGAACCGAGCTCCGGAATCCCGCGCGGTACATGAGTATTCTCGAAGCGGTCGCGCTGGGGCACACGACGCCGAACGAGATTTCAGGGGCGACGGGAATCGATGTCGGTCCGCTATCGAAGTATTTGCAGACGTTGCGGCAGCTCCGACTGATCGATCGGGAAGTCCCCGTGACAGCGTCGGGAAAGAAGTCCAAGCGGTCGCGGTACCGCGTTGCGGACGAATTCCTTCGGTTCTGGTTCCGGTACGTCGAGCCGAACCGTTCCAGTATCGAGGAAGCACCAGAGATCGTGTACGATGGAACGATCGCGCCGGATCTCCCAATGCACGTCGCCACCACGTTCGAGGACGTGTGTCAGGAAGCCGTGTGGGAAGGAATTCGACGCGGTGAGTTCGAGGCGTACTCGGAGGTTGGCCGCTGGTGGTACGGCGAAGACGAGATCGATATTCTCGGGCTCGCACCGAACGACAACCGGATCCTGTTCGCCGAGTGCAAGTGGACAGCGAAGCCAGTCGGGACGGCGCTCGTCGAGGATCTGCAGACAAAAGCGGGGAACGTTAGATGGGGGTCAGATGAGCGGGAGGAGTGCTTCGCGCTGTTCTCAAAGAGCGGGTTCGTTGAGGGACTCGAAGATCAACTCGACGACCACTGGTCGCTATGGGATCTCGCAGAGATAGATGACCTCCTCACGCTGTCCTGA
- a CDS encoding esterase/lipase family protein gives MSTGASPGSWPFSPALFRIVRRIRRSRRNGGCVIDCEHDRTDDSRLPWSTDGAYGGWGGRAFHGVDEPTGAFGGEREPTPVVFVHGTQRDACDWEDHAEFFLERGYGGDDLWAITLQDGASTHPEMADQLDDFVGHAREHTGADTVALVGHSLGVTGIRYWLATEGRYEWVDTVVGLAGPNHGTVFNTWCTEAGMVTDEYQVSPFLRADYETLDKHPLASLNADETPGDVDYYTIRGTEDALYWGCAQSPELEGATNVAVETGHDGVRTHPATKEYLFSWITGEHPYDLRNQVSVSR, from the coding sequence ATGTCTACCGGTGCGTCCCCTGGGAGCTGGCCGTTCTCGCCGGCGCTGTTCCGCATCGTCCGACGGATCCGTCGCTCCCGGCGGAACGGCGGGTGCGTGATCGACTGCGAGCACGACCGAACCGACGATAGCCGTCTCCCGTGGTCGACCGACGGGGCCTACGGCGGCTGGGGCGGTCGGGCGTTCCACGGTGTCGACGAACCGACGGGGGCGTTCGGCGGGGAGCGCGAGCCGACGCCCGTCGTTTTCGTGCACGGCACCCAGCGGGACGCCTGTGACTGGGAGGACCATGCCGAGTTCTTCTTGGAGCGTGGTTACGGCGGCGACGACCTCTGGGCGATCACCCTCCAGGACGGGGCGTCGACGCATCCTGAGATGGCCGATCAGCTCGACGACTTCGTCGGGCACGCCCGCGAGCACACGGGGGCGGACACGGTCGCGCTCGTCGGTCACAGCCTCGGCGTGACGGGCATCCGCTACTGGCTGGCGACCGAGGGGCGCTACGAGTGGGTCGACACCGTCGTCGGCCTCGCCGGACCGAACCACGGGACGGTGTTCAACACGTGGTGTACCGAGGCCGGCATGGTGACGGACGAGTACCAGGTGAGCCCGTTTCTGCGCGCCGACTACGAGACGCTCGACAAGCACCCGCTCGCCAGCCTGAACGCCGACGAGACGCCGGGGGATGTCGACTACTACACGATCCGCGGCACCGAAGACGCGCTGTACTGGGGCTGTGCACAAAGCCCCGAACTCGAGGGTGCGACGAACGTCGCCGTCGAGACGGGCCACGACGGCGTCCGAACCCATCCGGCCACGAAGGAGTACCTGTTCTCGTGGATCACGGGCGAACACCCCTACGATCTCCGCAATCAGGTCAGCGTTTCCCGTTGA
- a CDS encoding alpha/beta fold hydrolase: protein MTKLSEAAFDLQRQTWENAAEFVDKLSHVDDANRHIAAADVGETPSEVVYEENKLELLHYEPRTEEQRDVPILFVYALFNKPFILDLQPDRSVIRTFLDEGFDVYMIDWNEPSLLDHALGFDDYVDRYVDNCVNVVRERSGQDAINLFGYCMGGAISVIYASLYPDQVRNLALMAVSASLRDTDSVLDQWVGNDFFDVQKLVDTYGNAPAEFVDAGFSLREPVRDNLSKYLRFFDGIDEEDFVENFARMERWVDESIDIPGRVFVEFVETVYEEQKIYNNEMYIDGEHADLGKLDMPIVQVIGNYDHVVPPEAQRKFNEVLPGRTTVFESDTGHMGLAVSGRAHAELWPSVCSWFEERSRIGADERGESGAHDSDGDLESIDGIGPIYAERLREAGVETVADLADADADALAETAGIPANRLDGWIQQTRE, encoded by the coding sequence ATGACGAAGTTATCGGAGGCTGCGTTCGATCTCCAGCGACAGACCTGGGAGAACGCCGCGGAGTTCGTCGACAAGCTCTCGCACGTCGACGACGCCAATCGACACATCGCGGCGGCCGACGTCGGAGAGACGCCGAGCGAGGTCGTCTACGAAGAGAACAAACTCGAACTGCTGCACTACGAGCCCCGGACGGAGGAGCAACGCGACGTGCCGATTCTGTTCGTCTACGCGTTGTTCAACAAACCGTTCATCCTCGACCTCCAGCCGGATCGCTCCGTGATTCGAACGTTCCTCGATGAGGGATTCGACGTGTACATGATCGACTGGAACGAGCCGTCGCTTTTGGATCACGCCCTCGGATTCGACGACTACGTCGACCGATACGTCGACAACTGCGTCAACGTCGTCCGCGAGCGCTCCGGACAGGACGCGATCAACCTCTTCGGCTACTGCATGGGCGGGGCGATATCCGTTATCTACGCGTCGCTGTACCCCGATCAAGTCAGGAACCTCGCGCTGATGGCCGTCTCGGCGAGCCTCCGAGACACCGACAGCGTTCTCGACCAGTGGGTCGGGAACGACTTCTTCGACGTACAGAAGCTCGTCGACACCTACGGCAACGCCCCGGCGGAGTTCGTCGACGCCGGCTTTTCGCTGCGCGAACCCGTCCGGGACAACCTCTCGAAGTATCTCCGCTTCTTCGACGGGATCGACGAGGAGGACTTCGTCGAGAACTTCGCCCGCATGGAGCGGTGGGTCGACGAGAGCATCGACATCCCTGGCCGGGTGTTCGTCGAGTTCGTCGAGACCGTCTACGAGGAGCAGAAGATATACAACAACGAGATGTACATCGACGGCGAGCACGCCGATCTCGGGAAACTGGACATGCCGATCGTCCAGGTCATCGGCAACTACGACCACGTGGTCCCGCCGGAGGCCCAACGGAAGTTCAACGAGGTGCTCCCGGGCCGAACGACCGTCTTCGAATCGGATACGGGGCACATGGGACTGGCCGTCTCCGGGCGCGCCCACGCCGAGCTGTGGCCGAGCGTCTGTTCGTGGTTCGAGGAGCGGTCCCGGATCGGGGCCGATGAACGCGGCGAGAGCGGTGCGCACGACTCGGACGGCGACCTCGAATCGATCGACGGGATCGGACCGATCTACGCCGAGCGTCTCCGCGAGGCCGGGGTCGAAACCGTGGCCGATCTCGCCGATGCGGACGCCGACGCGCTCGCAGAGACAGCGGGGATCCCCGCGAACCGTCTCGACGGCTGGATCCAACAGACACGGGAGTGA
- a CDS encoding poly(R)-hydroxyalkanoic acid synthase subunit PhaE, producing the protein MVNKSNPNAMPDQWDELVAQMNEQLVESMEASAEAQAGFVESWVDAFESINEKQYANEGMEGYSQAHSVWMEAAEETTEKMAELASGKEVSPNEFRDLWLDAANDAFKKVISTDTFAAMTGQTVEDALDFRRMADESAQETLHEMGFAAERDIREVGERLVELERREKKVERKLERLEDVERKVDRVLEHVEDEG; encoded by the coding sequence ATGGTAAATAAGTCGAACCCCAACGCCATGCCGGACCAGTGGGACGAGCTCGTCGCGCAGATGAACGAGCAGTTGGTCGAGAGCATGGAAGCCAGCGCGGAGGCGCAGGCGGGGTTCGTCGAGTCATGGGTAGACGCGTTCGAGTCGATCAACGAGAAGCAGTACGCCAACGAGGGGATGGAGGGGTACTCGCAGGCGCACTCGGTGTGGATGGAGGCCGCCGAGGAGACCACGGAGAAGATGGCCGAGCTGGCGAGCGGGAAGGAGGTGTCGCCGAACGAGTTTCGAGACCTGTGGCTCGACGCGGCCAACGACGCGTTCAAGAAGGTGATCTCGACGGACACGTTCGCGGCGATGACCGGGCAGACCGTCGAGGACGCGCTCGATTTCAGACGGATGGCCGACGAGAGCGCCCAGGAGACGCTCCACGAGATGGGCTTTGCGGCCGAACGCGATATTCGAGAAGTTGGTGAGCGCCTCGTCGAACTCGAACGCCGCGAGAAGAAGGTCGAACGGAAACTCGAACGGCTCGAGGACGTCGAACGAAAGGTGGATCGTGTTCTCGAGCATGTAGAGGACGAAGGATGA
- a CDS encoding CBS domain-containing protein, producing the protein MDIADVHSTDFTEFDAETPLSKVAGAFEDRELDAVIVTDGGDYQGIVSRRQLAASSNQPSTKVGTQVRHVPRVDRTEDVREVARLMIGGDAKSLPVFDDGNIVGVVTADAVIDAVRPYLDAVTVEDAYTAELTSARPETTLGKALNTLRETHIAHLPVVDDGDLVGMVSLYDLIDFTTRDERKSQGGSSGGFGGRGGGSRSAGGPSGGFGSREGDVDRMLDLPVRNVMSETVATIGRAAPLDEAVEAMLDRGISSLVVTDESDDPVGIVTKTDVIEALTWEREDRRAVQVFGLDLLDEMSYDDVAALIDEVTAKYGEMTVVKASVQLQAHKEQTRGVPLVLARIRLVTDRGYFTADGEGYGASHALRLAANAIERQVLKGKTYRRSKKPVGPEEQRQLYGWWLGG; encoded by the coding sequence ATGGACATCGCCGACGTTCACTCGACGGACTTCACCGAATTCGACGCTGAAACGCCGCTGTCGAAGGTCGCCGGAGCGTTCGAAGATCGAGAGCTCGACGCCGTCATCGTGACCGACGGCGGCGACTACCAGGGGATCGTCAGCCGTCGACAGCTGGCGGCCTCGTCCAATCAGCCGTCCACGAAGGTCGGCACGCAGGTCCGGCACGTCCCGAGGGTCGATCGGACGGAGGACGTCCGGGAGGTGGCCCGGCTCATGATCGGCGGCGACGCGAAGAGCCTCCCGGTGTTCGACGACGGCAATATCGTCGGCGTGGTGACCGCCGACGCGGTCATCGACGCCGTCCGCCCGTATCTCGACGCCGTCACCGTCGAGGACGCGTACACGGCGGAGCTGACCAGCGCAAGGCCCGAGACGACGCTTGGAAAGGCGCTCAACACGCTCAGAGAGACGCATATCGCTCACCTCCCGGTCGTCGACGACGGTGATCTCGTCGGGATGGTGAGCCTCTACGACCTCATCGACTTCACGACGCGCGACGAGCGCAAGAGTCAGGGTGGCTCCTCGGGCGGGTTCGGCGGCCGCGGCGGTGGGAGCCGATCGGCGGGTGGACCGTCTGGCGGCTTCGGCTCGCGGGAGGGAGACGTCGATCGGATGCTCGATCTCCCCGTCCGGAACGTCATGTCCGAGACGGTCGCGACGATCGGCCGCGCCGCGCCGCTCGACGAGGCCGTCGAGGCGATGCTCGATCGGGGGATCTCCTCGCTCGTCGTCACCGACGAGAGCGACGATCCGGTCGGAATCGTCACCAAGACGGACGTCATCGAAGCGCTCACGTGGGAGCGAGAGGATCGCCGCGCAGTGCAGGTGTTCGGGCTCGATCTGCTCGACGAGATGAGCTACGACGACGTGGCGGCGCTAATCGATGAGGTAACCGCGAAGTACGGGGAGATGACCGTGGTCAAAGCCAGCGTCCAACTGCAGGCGCACAAGGAGCAAACGCGGGGCGTTCCGCTGGTGTTGGCCCGGATCAGGCTGGTCACCGATCGCGGCTACTTCACCGCCGACGGTGAGGGCTACGGCGCGTCGCACGCGCTCCGGCTGGCCGCGAACGCGATCGAGCGGCAGGTGCTCAAAGGGAAGACCTACCGGCGGTCGAAGAAGCCGGTCGGGCCCGAGGAGCAACGACAGCTGTACGGTTGGTGGCTCGGCGGCTAA
- a CDS encoding HTTM domain-containing protein, which translates to AGLFVFAAVVAVAFLLGYRTRLVGAISLLLLVSLHVRYPMVLNGGDRLLRVLLLVALLTPLGERWSVDALRRGDIRRRVASVGTVALLCQPVVVFTTNAVEKHRGEHWYAGDGLELALSDPTMTTELGAQLLAYPPLLTALNYAWVALLAGAAGFLLLTVGRLRTLAALAYLGAFVGIGLSLSVGLFPFALAASVLPFVATPFWDRLPGSDLRACLGSHLVRFVPSTGRPRSPLDASRARPIATALSVVVLAWMLGFAGVDVAGVDPPEPLDSEHLDQQDWGLYAPDPAESYSWHVVVAEREDGSTVGLDGGSGSSFDRPPDASAAYETFRHRRFASAVDGSARVDGPLADRYAEWGCERAMPTGGDIESVAVYRLHRSKRIDGDDTNPQRVTILDRACR; encoded by the coding sequence GCGGGGTTGTTCGTCTTCGCCGCCGTCGTCGCCGTCGCGTTTCTCCTCGGGTATCGGACTCGTCTCGTCGGCGCGATCTCGCTGCTCCTGTTAGTATCGCTACACGTTCGCTATCCGATGGTGCTCAACGGCGGCGATCGTCTGCTCCGGGTGCTCCTTCTCGTCGCTCTCCTGACGCCGCTCGGCGAGCGGTGGTCGGTCGACGCCCTCCGGCGCGGCGACATCCGACGCCGCGTCGCAAGCGTCGGGACGGTCGCCCTCCTGTGTCAACCGGTCGTCGTGTTCACGACGAACGCCGTCGAAAAACACCGCGGCGAGCACTGGTACGCCGGCGACGGCCTCGAACTCGCGCTGTCGGACCCGACGATGACGACCGAACTCGGCGCGCAGTTGCTCGCGTATCCGCCCCTTCTGACGGCGTTGAATTACGCCTGGGTGGCGCTTCTGGCCGGGGCGGCCGGCTTCCTGTTGCTCACCGTCGGCCGCCTCCGTACGCTCGCGGCGCTCGCGTACCTCGGCGCGTTCGTCGGGATAGGGCTGTCGCTGTCGGTCGGGCTGTTCCCGTTCGCGCTCGCGGCGTCGGTGCTCCCGTTCGTCGCGACGCCGTTTTGGGATCGGCTCCCCGGCTCCGATCTGCGCGCCTGTCTCGGATCTCACCTCGTTCGGTTCGTCCCGTCGACCGGCCGGCCGCGTTCGCCCCTCGACGCGTCCCGCGCCCGCCCGATCGCGACCGCGCTCTCCGTCGTCGTTCTTGCCTGGATGCTCGGCTTCGCGGGCGTCGACGTCGCGGGCGTCGACCCGCCTGAACCGCTCGATTCCGAGCATCTCGACCAGCAGGACTGGGGGCTGTACGCGCCCGACCCGGCCGAATCGTACAGCTGGCACGTCGTCGTCGCCGAGCGCGAGGACGGCTCGACGGTCGGTCTTGACGGCGGATCGGGCTCCTCCTTCGACCGCCCGCCCGACGCGAGCGCGGCCTACGAGACGTTCCGCCACCGGCGGTTCGCGAGCGCGGTCGACGGCTCGGCGCGGGTGGACGGCCCCCTCGCCGACCGGTACGCCGAGTGGGGGTGCGAGCGCGCGATGCCGACTGGCGGCGACATCGAGTCGGTGGCGGTCTACCGTCTCCACCGCTCGAAACGGATCGACGGGGACGACACGAATCCGCAGCGGGTGACGATCCTCGATCGGGCCTGCCGGTGA
- a CDS encoding GTPase family protein, translated as MALDPDEFNEFRDRMDHIAEMAPLKNEESKELMKKLLGEAFQEIDELVDESRPPRLYVFGRSGAGKSSLINALAGKDVADIGAIEPETTGSKLYNIPFTDHYASWDVVDSRGLFETVPADGEIPVDTVEFMREDLEEYRPDVLIHVMTPGQLRAGEQDFETVSQLRNEFGTAFPSILFCLNQVDTHIPQGEKLEPGKKPIASRGN; from the coding sequence ATGGCTCTAGACCCGGATGAGTTCAATGAGTTTCGGGATCGGATGGACCACATAGCCGAAATGGCGCCTCTCAAAAACGAGGAGAGTAAGGAGTTAATGAAGAAATTGCTGGGTGAAGCTTTCCAAGAAATTGACGAATTAGTTGATGAATCTCGCCCTCCCCGATTATACGTATTCGGACGATCTGGCGCTGGTAAATCCTCGCTTATAAATGCGCTCGCCGGGAAGGACGTAGCCGATATCGGTGCCATTGAACCAGAAACTACGGGGTCGAAACTCTATAATATTCCATTCACGGACCATTATGCCAGTTGGGATGTCGTCGATTCACGAGGCCTATTTGAAACCGTCCCAGCCGATGGCGAAATCCCGGTCGATACTGTCGAATTTATGAGAGAGGATTTAGAAGAGTATCGCCCAGATGTTCTTATTCACGTGATGACGCCGGGGCAGCTACGAGCTGGTGAACAAGACTTCGAGACGGTAAGTCAGCTTCGAAACGAATTCGGGACGGCCTTCCCTTCGATTCTTTTTTGTCTCAATCAAGTGGATACCCATATACCCCAAGGCGAAAAGCTCGAACCCGGTAAAAAACCCATCGCAAGCCGGGGTAATTAA
- a CDS encoding cryptochrome/photolyase family protein: MRQPIVGTGPEYTVGADEVPWILGTQLTEQCGPLARAAEDSRVLLIEAHDFARRMPYHHHKLTLVFAAMRQFGDRLRADGYDVRYIRADTFGAGLERFFEDNPEATLVSMRSPSYGSERRFRELVAAAGGAVRFVENELFVSTRRAFDEWANDDGSFKHEPFYRWMRRESGVLMEDEEPLGGEWNFDEHNREFPPDEWRAPPIPSVEHDDRTAETAAWVAETFDTWGRTDGFRWPVTREQARDLLDHFVDERLPEFGPYQDAMRRDDWAMTHALLSSSLNVGLLHPVEVIEAVENAYHEREHVGLASAEGCIRQVLGWREFVRHVYRHTMPELATANALGAPRDLPEFYWTGETAMRCLADTVDDVHTRGYAHHIQRLMVLANFATLWGVEPSELNEWFHATFVDAYHWVTTPNVVEMGQYGHGAFATKPYVSSANYVDRMSDYCEGCRYDENAGSGADACPFNALYWDFLDRNETPLRSNHRMGLMYSHVDTKRESGEMDRLRDRVDRLRELAANGEL; encoded by the coding sequence ATGCGCCAGCCGATAGTCGGGACCGGTCCGGAGTACACAGTCGGGGCCGACGAGGTACCGTGGATCCTGGGCACCCAACTCACCGAGCAGTGTGGGCCACTGGCCCGCGCCGCCGAGGACAGTCGAGTGCTCCTCATCGAGGCGCACGATTTCGCCCGCCGGATGCCATATCATCACCACAAGCTCACACTGGTCTTCGCTGCGATGCGACAGTTCGGCGATCGTCTCCGCGCGGACGGCTACGACGTTCGCTACATCCGGGCGGACACGTTCGGAGCGGGGCTCGAGCGGTTCTTCGAGGACAATCCCGAAGCGACGCTGGTGTCGATGCGCTCGCCCAGTTACGGCTCCGAACGGCGGTTTCGCGAACTGGTCGCAGCCGCGGGGGGAGCCGTACGATTCGTCGAAAATGAGCTGTTCGTCAGCACCCGGCGAGCGTTCGACGAGTGGGCGAACGACGACGGCTCGTTCAAACACGAGCCGTTCTACCGGTGGATGCGTCGGGAGTCCGGCGTGTTGATGGAGGACGAGGAACCGCTCGGTGGCGAGTGGAACTTCGACGAGCACAACAGGGAGTTTCCACCCGACGAGTGGCGTGCACCGCCGATCCCGTCGGTCGAACACGATGACCGGACCGCGGAGACCGCTGCCTGGGTCGCCGAGACGTTCGACACGTGGGGCCGTACCGATGGGTTCCGGTGGCCAGTCACGCGAGAGCAGGCCCGCGACCTCCTCGACCACTTCGTCGACGAACGGCTGCCCGAGTTCGGCCCCTATCAGGACGCGATGCGACGCGACGACTGGGCGATGACGCACGCGCTGTTGAGCAGTTCGCTGAACGTCGGGCTGCTCCACCCGGTCGAGGTCATCGAGGCCGTCGAGAACGCGTACCACGAGCGCGAGCACGTCGGTCTGGCCTCCGCGGAGGGGTGTATCCGACAGGTACTCGGCTGGCGGGAGTTCGTGCGACACGTTTATCGCCACACCATGCCGGAGTTGGCGACCGCGAACGCGCTGGGGGCCCCCCGCGACCTTCCCGAGTTCTACTGGACTGGAGAGACGGCTATGCGCTGTCTCGCGGACACTGTCGATGACGTCCACACGCGCGGATACGCCCACCACATCCAGCGGCTGATGGTACTCGCGAACTTCGCGACGCTGTGGGGCGTCGAGCCGAGCGAGCTCAACGAGTGGTTCCACGCCACTTTCGTCGACGCCTACCACTGGGTGACGACGCCAAACGTCGTCGAGATGGGGCAGTACGGTCACGGCGCCTTCGCCACGAAGCCGTACGTCTCCTCGGCCAACTACGTCGACCGGATGTCGGACTACTGTGAGGGCTGTCGATACGACGAGAACGCTGGCTCCGGTGCCGATGCCTGTCCGTTCAACGCCCTCTACTGGGACTTTCTCGACCGCAACGAGACGCCGCTCCGAAGCAATCACCGGATGGGGCTGATGTACAGCCACGTCGATACCAAGCGCGAATCGGGGGAGATGGACCGACTCCGGGATCGGGTCGATCGACTGCGCGAACTGGCCGCGAACGGCGAGCTCTGA
- a CDS encoding DUF192 domain-containing protein has product MDSRWLTYGVAAVAFVLAAGVLAFSTGAIVPFLGDGYDPAAEPANGTHDGYKHTTVTVHDADSGEELGHVEAAIADTSRTRYLGLSATDDLPENRGMLFVHDGVAERTYVMRNMSFGIDIVFADADGTITTIHEAPEPAPDEDGNAQEYPGTGQYVLEVNRGWMAERGVEVGDEVRFDL; this is encoded by the coding sequence ATGGACTCGCGGTGGCTCACCTACGGCGTCGCGGCAGTCGCGTTCGTGCTCGCCGCTGGCGTGCTCGCGTTCTCCACGGGCGCGATCGTGCCGTTCCTCGGCGACGGGTACGATCCGGCGGCCGAGCCGGCGAATGGGACGCACGACGGCTACAAGCACACGACCGTCACCGTCCACGACGCCGACTCCGGCGAAGAACTCGGGCACGTTGAGGCGGCGATCGCCGACACGTCGCGAACGCGGTACCTCGGCCTCAGCGCCACCGACGACCTCCCCGAGAATCGCGGTATGCTGTTCGTCCACGACGGCGTCGCCGAACGGACCTACGTCATGCGAAACATGTCTTTCGGCATCGACATCGTCTTCGCCGACGCCGATGGGACGATCACGACGATTCACGAAGCGCCCGAGCCGGCCCCCGACGAGGACGGCAACGCACAGGAGTATCCCGGAACGGGTCAGTACGTTCTCGAAGTGAACCGCGGGTGGATGGCCGAGCGGGGAGTCGAGGTCGGCGACGAGGTCCGATTCGATCTGTAA